One genomic window of Panicum hallii strain FIL2 chromosome 6, PHallii_v3.1, whole genome shotgun sequence includes the following:
- the LOC112898515 gene encoding zinc-finger homeodomain protein 9-like isoform X2, producing MQAVVDIKYMPRLFLNGAGAGAAGKKMRPAAAAAAWGAGEAGVYRECLKNHAASLGGHALDGCGEFMPAPGADPADPGSLRCAACGCHRNFHRRVPEAPPSPPLLALPPPPPPQQPAPAPHVVRDGRAPRGEEAPEDRLPTAFDEETESSDEGSDFDEDRPLSPLPAPAVGPPGYLQPPPHMHLALGTGAQGASTPAAAPRPPAPPGPVPSPGAAAAARKRFRTKFSPEQKQRMQALSERLGWRLQKRDEAVVDESCREIGVTKGVFKVWMHNNKHNFVAGHSARRSASASAAGSPSPHAAAAHPSAPHAAPPVAPAPPPPPPAPVHADFNINGTAAATDYFRVVQPGPSTASGADSPLSA from the exons ATGCAGGCGGTGGTGGACATCAAGTACATGCCGCGGCTGTTCCTGAACGGCGCCGGCGCTGGGGCCGCGGGCAAGAAGAtgaggcccgcggcggcggcggcggcgtggggcgccggcgaggcgggGGTGTACCGGGAGTGCCTCAAGAACCACGCGGCGAGCCTGGGCGGGCACGCCCTCGACGGGTGCGGCGAGTTCATGCCGGCGCCGGGGGCCGACCCCGCCGATCCGGGCTCGCTGCGGTGCGCCGCGTGCGGCTGCCACCGCAACTTCCACCGCAGGGTCCCCGaggcgccgccctcgccgcccctcctcgcgctgcccccgcccccgccaccgCAGCAGCCGGCGCCGGCACCGCACGTCGTGCGTgatggccgcgcgccgcggggCGAGGAGGCGCCCGAGGACCGCCTGCCGACCGCCTTCGACGAGGAGACCGAGTCGTCGGACGAGGGGTCGGATTTCGACGAGGACCGCCCGCTGTCGCcgctgccggcgccggcggtggggcCGCCGGGCTACCTCCAGCCACCGCCGCACATGCACCTCGCGCTGGGCACCGGCGCGCAGGGCGCCTCGACCCCCGCGGCTGCGCCGAGGCCACCTGCCCCCCCGGGCCCGGTGCCGTCGCCCGGcgccgcggcagcggcgcggAAGCGGTTCCGCACCAAGTTCAGCCCGGAGCAGAAGCAGCGGATGCAGGCGCTGTCGGAGCGGCTGGGGTGGCGGCTGCAGAAGCGCGACGAGGCGGTGGTCGACGAGAGCTGCCGCGAGATCGGCGTCACCAAGGGCGTCTTCAAGGTCTGGATGCAcaacaacaagcacaacttcGTCGCCGGCCACAGCGCGCGCCGcagcgcctccgcctccgctgccGGCTCCCCGTCGCCCCACGCCGCTGCTGCCCACCCTTCCGC CCCCCACGCCGCACCACCCGTCGCcccggcgcctcctccgccgccgcccgcgcctgtcCACGCCGACTTCAACATCaacggcaccgccgccgccaccgactACTTCCGCGTCGTCCAGCCGGGGCcatcgacggcgagcggcgccgACTCCCCGCTGTCCGCTTAG
- the LOC112897200 gene encoding GTP-binding protein BRASSINAZOLE INSENSITIVE PALE GREEN 2, chloroplastic-like — protein sequence MAKPLPIPALTVARLPFRILSPSARPLCLLPFLPPPFVPQKRSLSASAVSTSRRGRPLAPVISEGSDGEEAAVGRPVCPGCGVFMQDADPNLPGFFKNPSRSSQDKMRESGEGLLTADTDAFLEGEEARVAKDALMSESDDELEYLDSDIDEFPEEIEEDEEDESAVKAGTDIDGFDSDWDSDWEEMEEDEDEKWRKELDGFTPPGVGYGNITEETIERLKKEKLSKSERKRRAKEAKRAEAEEDLAVVCARCHSLRNYGLVKNDKAENLIPDFDFDRFISSRLMKRSASTPVIIMVVDCADFDGSFPKRAVKSLFKALEGRRNSKVSETPRLVLVGTKVDLLPWQQMGVRFDRWVRGRAKAFGAPKLDAVFLISVHRDLAVRNLISYIKDSAGPRSNVWVIGAQNAGKSTLINAIAKKQGVKITRLTEAAVPGTTLGILRVTGVLPAKAKMYDTPGLLHPYIMAMRLNNEERKMIEIRKELRPRSFRVKIGQSIHIGGLTRLDVLKSSAQTIYVTVWSSSNIPLHLGKTENAGDLREQHFGIRLQPPIGPERVNELGHWTERRIEVSGESWDVNSMDIAVSGLGWYSLGLKGTATVSLWTFEGIGVTERDAMILHRAQFLERPGFWLPIAIANAIGEETRKNSERRKAEQRRKEEEEEEEEEEEEEEEEEEEELLLEEMVE from the exons ATGGCTAAACCCCTCCCCATCCCCGCCCTCACGGTGGCTCGCCTTCCCTTCCGCATCCTCTCCCCCTCAGCTCGACCTCTCTGCCTCCTCCCCTTCCTGCCCCCACCATTCGTGCCTCAGAAACGCAGCCTTTCTGCGTCCGCTGTATCCACCAGCAGGCGCGGCAGGCCGCTGGCCCCGGTCATCAGCGAGGGCAGTGATGGCGAGGAAGCTGCCGTCGGCCGGCCTGTATGTCCTGGATGCGGGGTCTTCATGCAGGATGCGGATCCCAACCTCCCTGGCTTCTTCAAGAACCCCTCCCGCAGCTCCCAGGACAAAATGAGAGAAAGTGGAGAAGGGCTTTTGACTGCTGATACGGATGCATTTCTTGAAGGTGAGGAGGCGCGGGTGGCGAAAGACGCATTGATGTCAGAATCAGATGATGAATTGGAGTACCTGGACAGCGATATCGATGAGTTCCCTGAAGAAATTGAGGAGGATGAAGAGGATGAGTCAGCGGTGAAGGCTGGCACTGATATTGATGGTTTTGACAGTGATTGGGACTCCGATTGGGAGGAgatggaagaagacgaggatGAGAAATGGAGGAAAGAACTGGACGGTTTCACCCCACCAGGTGTTGGGTATGGGAACATCACCGAGGAGACAATCGAGAGGCTAAAGAAAGAGAAACTGTCCAAATCCGAAAGGAAGCGCCGGGCGAAGGAGGCCAAGAGGGCTGAGGCTGAGGAGGACTTGGCCGTGGTCTGTGCGCGGTGCCACTCCCTGAGAAATTACGGACTTGTGAAGAATGACAAGGCTGAGAACTTGATCCCAGACTTTGATTTTGATAGGTTCATTTCATCTCGGCTGATGAAGCGGTCAGCTAGCACCCCAGTTATCATCATGGTGGTGGATTGTGCAGACTTTGATGGGTCATTTCCCAAGCGAGCTGTCAAGTCATTGTTTAAGGCACTTGAAGGAAGGAGGAATTCTAAGGTGAGTGAAACACCGAGGCTTGTTCTTGTTGGTACAAAGGTAGATTTGCTTCCATGGCAGCAAATGGGAGTGCGGTTCGATAGGTGGGTTCGTGGCCGTGCTAAGGCTTTTGGAGCACCAAAGCTAGATGCTGTTTTCTTGATCAGCGTCCACAGAGATCTGGCTGTTAGAAATCTAATTTCATACATAAAGGATTCAGCAGGACCTCGTAGCAACGTTTGGGTGATTGGTGCACAGAATGCTGGGAAATCTACGCTGATCAATGCAATTGCAAAGAAACAAGGTGTTAAAATCACAAGATTGACTGAAGCTGCTGTCCCGGGAACAACATTAGGCATACTTAGGGTAACAGGTGTTTTACCTGCAAAGGCAAAGATGTATGACACTCCTGGCTTGTTGCATCCGTACATAATGGCAATGAGATTAAATAATGAGGAACGAAAGATGATTGAAATAAGGAAAGAATTGCGGCCACGTTCCTTCAGGGTGAAA ATAGGACAATCCATCCATATTGGAGGCTTAACACGTCTGGATGTGCTAAAATCATCAGCACAGACTATCTATGTAACTGTCTGGTCATCTTCCAATATTCCCCTCCATCTTGGAAAGACTGAAAATGCTGGTGACTTGCGAGAGCAACATTTTGGCATCAGACTTCAG CCGCCAATTGGCCCAGAGCGAGTCAATGAATTGGGTCACTGGACAGAAAGACGCATTGAGGTGTCTGGGGAGAGCTGGGATGTCAACAGTATGGACATCGCTGTTTCTGGCCTTGGATGGTACTCCTTGGGTCTCAAAGGCACAGCCACTGTTTCCTTGTGGACATTTGAGGGCATTGGTGTGACAGAACGTGATGCGATGATTCTGCACCGAGCCCAATTTCTCGAAAGGCCTGGATTTTGGTTACCCATTGCCATTGCTAATGCTATAGGTGAGGAGACAAGAAAGAATAGCGAGAGGAGAAAGGCTGagcaaagaagaaaagaagaagaagaagaagaagaagaagaagaagaagaagaagaagaagaagaagaagaagagcttCTTTTGGAAGAAATGGTTGAGTGA
- the LOC112898293 gene encoding glutathione S-transferase T3-like: MGRDSPEVTGERWSITMSPGFYTNLLNQSSKDVFLSQEIMESEHEVIESPPSNDFGSQSKSKGRSKNFSEAEDILLVSAYLNISKDAIIGRDQKDGRFWERIEKYFHVNRTFESDRNWSSLKHRWGIIHKDVSIFQGFHENIERRNESGKTSDDTVAEANAMFHELRKKAFPFFHAWNILRHEPKWAEDKASHEPNNAYVDDHLNAQRPAERKAEKEKLKEKRRSDDEPDPFIEEVKK; this comes from the exons ATGGGGAGAGACTCACCCGAGGTCACCGGCGAGCGCTGGAG CATAACAATGTCACCTGGGTTCTACACTAATCTTCTCAACCAAAGCTCTAAAGATGTTTTCCTGTCCCAGGAAATTATGGAAAGTGAACATGAGGTCATAGAGTCACCACCATCAAATGATTTTGGTTCACAGTCAAAATCAAAGGGCCGTTCCAAGAATTTCAGTGAAGCTGAAGATATTTTGTTGGTTTCAGCGTATCTTAATATAAGTAAAGATGCTATTATTGGAAGGGATCAAAAGGATGGCCGATTTTGGGAAAGAATTGAGAAGTACTTTCACGTGAATAGAACATTTGAATCAGATCGTAATTGGTCATCGTTGAAGCATCGGTGGGGTATAATTCACAAAGATGTGAGTATTTTCCAAGGTTTCCATGAAAACATAGAAAGGAGAAATGAAAGTGGGAAGACAAGTGATGATACG GTGGCTGAAGCAAATGCAATGTTCCATGAACTCAGAAAAAAAGCTTTTCCTTTTTTCCATGCATGGAACATTCTTAGGCATGAGCCAAAGTGGGCTGAAGATAAAGCTTCTCATGAACCGAACAATGCATATGTAGATGATCATCTCAATGCTCAAAGACCTGCAGAAAGGAAAGCTGAAAAGGAAAAATTGAAAGAGAAAAGGCGCAGCGATGATGAGCCTGATCCTTTCATTGAAGAGGTTAAAAAATGA
- the LOC112898044 gene encoding probable arabinosyltransferase ARAD1 produces the protein MVAERKMQPLPPPEHRRALRFVAFLAVSLLAFSCWALVNSRINDAVPDSAALMGDADRMPALAGEEGARRPTPAASAAVPASGGAVRLMSDPVIREPLVRVGGGGDGERSGRCDADTAALRVFVYDLPAEFHFGMLGWDGKGEAAWPDVRDARAAPHYPGGLNLQHSVAYWLALDILSSTLPPGGGSGAAGDSRPCVAVRVTNASLADVFFVPFFASLSYNRHSKIRRGERVNRNRALQAELVKYLARREEWRRWGGKDHLIVPHHPNSMMEARKRLSAAMFVLSDFGRYSPDVANLKKDVIAPYNHVVRSLGDDESPAFDQRPVLAYFQGAIHRKAGGKVRQKLYQLLKGERDVHFTYGSVRQNGIRRATAGMSTSKFCLNIAGDTPSSNRLFDAIVSHCVPVIISDDIELPFEDVLDYSEFCLFVRAADAARKGFLLRLLRGVPRDEWTRMWRRLKEVARHFEYQYPSRPGDAVQMIWGAVARKMHSVKLQLHKRGRFQRTGWES, from the exons ATGGTGGCGGAGAGGAAGATGCAGCCTTTGCCGCCGCCCGAGCACCGGAGGGCCCTCCGGTTCGTGGCGTTCCTGGCCGTCTCCCTCCTAGCTTTCTCCTGCTGGGCTCTCGTAAACTCCAGGATCAACGACGCCGTGCCCGATTCCGCCGCCTTGATGGGCGACGCCGACAGGATGCCCGCGCTCGCCGGGGAGGAAGGCGCCCGCCGCCCAACGCCGGCGGCCTCGGCGGCCGTgccggcgagcggtggcgcGGTGAGGTTGATGAGCGATCCGGTCATCCGGGAGCCGCTGGTACGagtaggaggaggaggggatggGGAGCGGAGCGGGCGGTGCGACGCGGACACCGCGGCGCTCAGGGTGTTCGTGTACGACCTCCCGGCGGAGTTCCACTTCGGCATGCTGGGGTGGGACGGCAAGGGGGAGGCGGCGTGGCCCGACGTCCGCGACGCCCGCGCCGCACCGCACTACCCCGGCGGGCTCAACCTGCAGCACAGCGTGGCGTACTGGCTCGCGCTGGACATCCTCTCCTCCACTCTGCcgcccggcggcggcagcggcgcggcgggaGACAGCCGGCCCTGCGTCGCCGTGAGGGTGACGAACGCGAGCCTCGCCGACGTCTTCTTCGTGCCCTTCTTCGCGTCGCTGAGCTACAACCGCCACTCCAAGATCCGCCGCGGGGAGAGGGTGAACAGGAACAGGGCCCTGCAGGCGGAGCTGGTCAAGTACCTGGCGCGGAGGGAGGAGTGGAGGAGGTGGGGCGGCAAGGACCACCTCATCGTGCCGCACCACCCCAACAGCATGATGGAGGCCAGGAAGAGGCTCAGCGCGGCCATGTTCGTGCTGTCGGACTTCGGGAGGTACTCGCCGGACGTCGCCAACCTCAAGAAGGACGTCATCGCGCCGTACAACCACGTCGTCCGCTCCCTCGGCGACGACGAGTCACCGGCGTTCGACCAGCGCCCCGTCCTGGCATACTTCCAAGGTGCCATCCATAGGAAAGCC GGCGGGAAGGTTCGCCAGAAGCTGTACCAGCTCCTCAAGGGCGAGCGCGACGTGCACTTCACCTACGGCAGCGTAAGGCAGAACGGCATCCGACGCGCCACCGCGGGGATGTCCACGTCCAAGTTCTGCCTCAACATCGCCGGCGACACGCCGTCGTCGAACCGGCTCTTCGACGCCATCGTGAGCCACTGCGTTCCCGTCATCATCAGCGACGACATCGAGCTGCCCTTCGAGGACGTGCTGGACTACTCGGAGTTCTGCCTCTTCGTgcgcgccgccgacgccgccagGAAGGGGTTCCTCCTCCGCCTGCTCCGCGGCGTGCCCCGCGACGAGTGGACTAGGATGTGGAGGAGGCTCAAGGAGGTGGCGCGCCACTTCGAGTACCAGTACCCGTCGCGCCCGGGCGACGCCGTGCAGATGATCTGGGGCGCGGTGGCGCGGAAGATGCACTCCGTGAAGCTGCAGCTTCACAAGCGCGGGAGGTTTCAGAGGACGGGTTGGGAATCGTGA
- the LOC112898515 gene encoding serine/arginine-rich splicing factor SR45-like isoform X1, producing MQAVVDIKYMPRLFLNGAGAGAAGKKMRPAAAAAAWGAGEAGVYRECLKNHAASLGGHALDGCGEFMPAPGADPADPGSLRCAACGCHRNFHRSSRRRHRTSCVMAARRGARRRPRTACRPPSTRRPSRRTRGRISTRTARCRRCRRRRWGRRATSSHRRTCTSRWAPARRAPRPPRLRRGHLPPRARCRRPAPRQRRGSGSAPSSARSRSSGCRRCRSGWGGGCRSATRRWSTRAAARSASPRASSRSGCTTTSTTSSPATARAAAPPPPLPAPRRPTPLLPTLPPPTPHHPSPRRLLRRRPRLSTPTSTSTAPPPPPTTSASSSRGHRRRAAPTPRCPLSHQDFVALFVALCPINQPTLMVEWNAWR from the exons ATGCAGGCGGTGGTGGACATCAAGTACATGCCGCGGCTGTTCCTGAACGGCGCCGGCGCTGGGGCCGCGGGCAAGAAGAtgaggcccgcggcggcggcggcggcgtggggcgccggcgaggcgggGGTGTACCGGGAGTGCCTCAAGAACCACGCGGCGAGCCTGGGCGGGCACGCCCTCGACGGGTGCGGCGAGTTCATGCCGGCGCCGGGGGCCGACCCCGCCGATCCGGGCTCGCTGCGGTGCGCCGCGTGCGGCTGCCACCGCAACTTCCACCGCAG CAGCCGGCGCCGGCACCGCACGTCGTGCGTgatggccgcgcgccgcggggCGAGGAGGCGCCCGAGGACCGCCTGCCGACCGCCTTCGACGAGGAGACCGAGTCGTCGGACGAGGGGTCGGATTTCGACGAGGACCGCCCGCTGTCGCcgctgccggcgccggcggtggggcCGCCGGGCTACCTCCAGCCACCGCCGCACATGCACCTCGCGCTGGGCACCGGCGCGCAGGGCGCCTCGACCCCCGCGGCTGCGCCGAGGCCACCTGCCCCCCCGGGCCCGGTGCCGTCGCCCGGcgccgcggcagcggcgcggAAGCGGTTCCGCACCAAGTTCAGCCCGGAGCAGAAGCAGCGGATGCAGGCGCTGTCGGAGCGGCTGGGGTGGCGGCTGCAGAAGCGCGACGAGGCGGTGGTCGACGAGAGCTGCCGCGAGATCGGCGTCACCAAGGGCGTCTTCAAGGTCTGGATGCAcaacaacaagcacaacttcGTCGCCGGCCACAGCGCGCGCCGcagcgcctccgcctccgctgccGGCTCCCCGTCGCCCCACGCCGCTGCTGCCCACCCTTCCGC CCCCCACGCCGCACCACCCGTCGCcccggcgcctcctccgccgccgcccgcgcctgtcCACGCCGACTTCAACATCaacggcaccgccgccgccaccgactACTTCCGCGTCGTCCAGCCGGGGCcatcgacggcgagcggcgccgACTCCCCGCTGTCCGCTTAGTCATCAAGACTTTGTGGCTCTCTTCGTAGCCTTGTGTCCAATTAACCAACCAACCCTAATGGTGGAATGGAATGCATGGCGCTAG